The stretch of DNA ACATTCCGGAATGCGCGCTCGTCGCGATTCTGGATGCCGACAAGGCCGGCTATCTGCGCTCACGTACCTCGCTGATCCAGACCATCGGCCGGGCGGCGCGCCATGCCGAGGGCAGGGCGATCCTCTATGCCGACGAGGAGACCGAAGCGCTGAAAGAAGCGCTGGAGGAAACCCGGCGCCGGCGCGAGAAGCAGATGGCCTATAACGAGGCGCATGGCATCACGCCCGAATCCGTCCGCAAGAATATCGGCGATATTCTTGACAGCGTGTTTGAGCGCGATCATGTCACCGTGCGCACGGGTGATGACGAGGTCCTGCATCTTCTGGGCAAGGATCTCGACGATTATGTGGCGGATCTGGAAAAGCGCATGCAGGCCGCGGCGGCCGATCTGGAATTCGAGGAAGCGGCCCGCCTCAGGGACGAGATCCACCGCGTGCGCGGGGCGGAGCTGGAAATCGGTCATCCCGCGCGGGACGTGCGGGCGCGTGGCCGGGCGCGGCGGGCCAGGACATCGCCCAAGGCCGGCGGCCGGCAACGGGGCAGCAAGAGAGGCGTGGACGGCGCGCCGCGGCGGCGGGCCGGAAGCTAGGATATCCCGCTTCAGGGCGTATCCTCCATCCGCTCCCCGCGAAACGTGCTGACCGCTTTCTGCGCCACGTCATCCGCCACGCCGCAGGACGTCATCACGGTTTCGGCCAGCCGCAAACTTGCCTCGAAGGTTTCGGGCACGCTGTCCGTCGCGCCGACCGCCATCAGCCGCCGGCTGTGGAAACGGTCGCGCGCGCGGGTGAAGATCGCCAGCTTCGGGAATCGCCAGCGCAGCATTGCGACAAAACGTTCGAGCGTATGGGTCCGGTCAAGGGTGACGACGATCGCCCGCGCCCGCTCGGCACCCACCGCGCGCAGCACATCGGGGCGCATGGCGTCCCCGAAATAGACCGGCTGGCCCCGTTGCCGGGCGAGGCGGACGTCGGAGGCGTCCACGTCAAGGGCAATGACCGGGATTTTCTGATCCGCCAGCAACTGCGTCACGGTGTGACCCACCCGGCCGAACCCGGCGACGATGACGTGATCCGAGAGATCGGCCGTCTCGGTTTCGAGATCGTCGAGGCCGGGTTCCAGCCGCCGGTCGAGATCCCCGCCGAGGCGCTGGCCGAGCTGATCGAGAAATGGCGTCACGGCCATGGTGGCGGCGATCGTGAGGATCGCGAACTGGGCGACCGGACCCGGCAGGACGCCGAGCGACAGGGCGAGGCCAAAAAGGATAAAGCCGAATTCGCCGGCCTGCGACAGGGTGAAGCCGAGACGCATGGCGAGGCCGCCGGTAACGCCCGTCAGCCGGGCAAGCACGAAGATCAGCGCGGCCTTGACGGCCAGCAGCGTGAGAATGCCGAGCACAAAGATCAGCGGTTCCGCCAGGGCGGGGCCGGGATCGACGCGCATGCCGACACTGACAAAGAACACGGCCATGAGAATCCCGCGCACGGGCTCCACGTCGGCCTCGATACTGTGGCGGTATTCGGTGTCCGCCAGCAGCACGCCCGCGAGAAAGGCGCCCAGGATCATGGACAACCCGACCGCGTCGGCCAGCCAGCTCACACCGAGGACAATCACAAGTGTGGCCGCGATCATGACTTCCGTACTGCGGCCCTGCGCCACCACGCGCAGCACCCGGGGCACCAGCAAGCGGCCCGCCAGCACGATTGCGAGCAGCGCGGCGGCGGCGGCGGCGAGGTCGACCCAGAGATTGGCCGACATCGCGCCATCACCGCCGACCATCTGGACGGCGATCACGAACGGCACCACGGCGAGGTCCTGCACCAGCAGAATGGCGATCGCGATACGCCCGAAGCGCAGGAAAATCTCGCCCCGCTCGGACAGCATCAGCGCGACCAGCGCGGTCGAGGACAGGCAGAAGCCTGCGCCCAGGATCAACGCCGTCACCGGATCGGTGCCGATCAGCCAAAGCCCGGCGGCAATCACACCGAGCGTCACGAAAATCTGCAGCAGGCCAAGCGCCAGCACAGCCGGCGGGATCGTTCGCAACCGGGTGAGCGACAATTCGAGGCCGACCGCGAATAACAGGAACACCACCCCAAGCTCGGCCAGCCAGTGAATGACATGACTGTCCTGCACCAGGGCGAAACCGTAGGGGCCGATGGCGAGCCCGGCCGCCAGATACCCCAGAATCGGGGCGAGGTTGAGCCGGCGGGCCACCGGCACCACGAAGGCAATGGCCGCCAGGAAAATGATGACTTGAAGGAGGGCGTGATCGGCGGACATGACTGCTCGAGACGTGACAACGGGAGCCGGAGTTTCCGACGCCCACTCGCGCAAAGCAAGCACGGGTGGCCGCCTATGGCCCTTGCCCGGCTTGCGTGCTACACCGGGCGCCGAACGAGATCACGCCACGAAAACGGGCGCATGAATTCAGTCTCCACGCGCCTTCCCTCGTCCGGGGCCACGCCCGAACGCCTCGCCGCTGCCACACGCTCGGAGCCGGTCGGCCGACCATGAACGATTTTTTCCTTCCCGCGCTGATGACCGCCGGCGGCCTCGCCCTTCTGGTCGCCAGCGGCGAATACCTCGTCAAGGGAGCCGTCAATCTTGCCCGCCAGCTCAATGTCTCACCCGCCTTCATCGGGCTGACCGTCGTCGCGTTCGGAACATCCGCGCCCGAGCTTTTCGTCAGCGTCGATGCCGCGCTCTCGGGGGTGCCGGGGCTCGCGGTCGGCAACGTGGTCGGGTCCAATATCGCCAATATCCTGCTCATTCTGGGCCTTACGGCGCTGGTCTACCCGATCCGCCATGATCGCCGCACCCTGCGCCGTGACAGCCTCGCGCTCCTCGGCGCCGTGTTCCTCCTTCTCGCGCTCGGCGCCAGGGGCGACGTTCCGACGCTTGCCGGCGTCGCGATGGTGGCGCTGATCACCGCCTATCTCGCCTATTCCTACTTGCGCGATGCGCGCGACGACGAAATCAGCCGTCATCTTCATGAGGAGGAAGCGGCCGAGATCAGGCCGATGCCGGGCGGCCTGCCTGCCATCCTGGCTGCGGTTGTTTTGGGCCTGATCGGCCTCTTTCTCGGCGCCCGGCTGCTCGTCACCGGCGCGAGCGACATGGCCCGGTTTTTCGGCGTTTCGGATGCGGTTATCGGCCTGACCGTCGTCGCGGTGGGCACCTCCCTGCCCGAACTGGCCGCCAGTGCGGTGGCGGCCCGGCGCAAGCAGGCCGATGTGGCCCTCGCCAATGTTCTCGGCTCCAATCTGATGAATATTCTCCTGATCCTCGGCCTGGCCGGCGCCGTCGCCCCCTTGCCGATCGACCCGAAATTCATGGCCATCGATCTGTGGGTCCTGCTCGGGGCGACGGTTGTGTTGCTGGCGGTCATGGATACCAAAAATGGCATTACCCGCCTGACGGGTTGTGCCTTTCTGGCGACATATGCTGTCTACATCATGGGACAGTTTCTCGATCTGTTCCCGTCGGGCCGGTCCGGGTTGTGACACAAGAATCACAAGACCGGCGGATGTACGTGATAGGTTCTCACCAACACTGACCGGCCCGTTGAAGGCTTAAACGTTAACGGCGAACCCCCTACGGCGACGATGACCTCATCCGATACTTCCAGCGCCAGCCAGGGCGCACCTGACTTTCCCCTGCCCCGGCGCGCCCTGGTAACCGGGGCGGCCCGGCGCCTTGGCCGGGAAATCGCGCTCACCCTCGCGCGCGCCGGCTGGGATGTGGCGATCCATTTTCACAAGGCTGCCGCAGAAGCCGCCGGGCTGGCGGAGGAGATCGCCGGCCTTGGCCGGCGCGCTGCGGTATTGCAGGCGGATCTGAGCGATCCGGCGCAATGCGCCCGGCTTGTGCCGGATGCCGGGCACGAACTGGGTCCGCTCGGTTGTCTCGTCAACAACGCCTCGCTCTTCGCCTGGGATACGCCGGCCGATCTCGACCGCGAAATGTGGAACGCCCATCTGGAGACGAATCTGAGCGCGCCGGTTTTCCTGACCCAGGCCTTCGCCCGCCAGCTCGGCCCCGAGGCGGGCGGTGCCGTCATCAACATGCTGGATCAGCGCGTCTGGAACCTGACGCCCTATTTCACCTCCTATACCGCGAGCAAGGCGGCGCTTTGGGCCATGACCCAAAGTCTGGCCCTGGCGCTGGCGCCCCGCATCCGCGTGAACGGGATCGGGCCGGGCCCGACCCTGCCGAGTGCCCGGCAAAGCACCGACGATTTCGAGCGCCAGTGGCGCAAAGTGCCCCTCGAACGCCCGACGGACCCGGCCGAGATCGGGCGGGCCGTCCGCTTCATCCTCGAGACCCCGTCGATGACAGGGCAAATGATCGCGCTCGATGGTGGCCAGCACCTGGGCTGGCGCCAGCCCATCGGGCCCACGCCGGAAGAGTAAGTGCCGGGCCGGGGCGCGGTTTCGGCCGAAATACGCCAGAAATGGGACGATTCATGAAAGTTGTGCACAAGCTGTCGCAAAATGCGAAAACCTGACTGCCCGACGCAGCCAAATTTAACCCTTTGATTTGGATCACGGGCTTGCGAAATAATCATCCTTATATTCCAATGACTTGGTTTTTGTGCCCAAAAAATATGCAAAGCTTCACGAAAGCTTTACACCTGCGGCAGACAAGCCCGCGGAAGCGGTTCAATCAACAACCTTATCCACATATTTCGTGGATATGTCCGGACGGTGACGGAATTCCTCCGTTTTTGACCGAGACCTGACGCTAAACTCACCTTTGCCCGACCGTTCGAGCCTGAGCCGGATCCCATGCCACGCGCCCAACGCCCCGACCGGATCACCAACCCGCCCGAGCAATCGGCCGACCGCTCATCGGAGGAAAGCCGGTCGGCGCGCCGCGGCATATCCGGTACCCCAACGACGGCCGCGAGCCTGGCGAGCGGAATCGCGGTGATCCGCGACCAGTTGCGGCTGCTGCCGCGCCAGCCGGGCGTCTATCGCATGGTGGATGAGCGGGGCGAAATTCTTTACGTCGGCAAGGCGCGCAGTCTGAAGAACCGGGTCGCCAGCTACACCCGGCCCGACGGACTGACCGTGCGTCTCCGGCGTATGGTCGCCGCGACCCGGAAGCTCGAGGTCATCACGACCCAGACCGAGGCCGAGGCGCTGCTGCTGGAAGCGAACCTGATCAAGCGCTTTCTGCCGCCATTCAACGTGCTGCTGCGTGATGACAAATCCTTTCCCTACATCCTGATCTCCACGGATCACGACTGGCCGCAACTGACCAAACACCGGGGCGCCAAGCGCCGCGAGGGCCATTATTTCGGTCCCTTCGCGTCGGCCAGTGCGGTCAACCACACCCTGGCCACGCTGGAGCGCGCGTTTTTGCTGCGCTCGTGTAATGACACCGTGTTTGCCTCGCGCAAACGCCCCTGCCTCCTCTACCAGGTCAAACGGTGTGCCGCGCCCTGCGTCGACCGCATCGACCAGGGCGATTACGCGGTGCTGGTGCGCGAGGCACGTGACTTTCTGCAGGGGCGCAACCAGGATATCCAGCAACGCCTCGCGGCGCGCATGCAGGCAGCGAGCGATGCCCAGAATTTCGAGGAGGCGGCGGTCTACCGCGACCGGATACGCGCGCTGTCGCAGATTCAGGCCCGCCAGACGATCAACGTGCCGGGGCTGGACGATGCCGATGTGATCGCCGCGCACAGCGCTGGCGGCCAGGCCTGCGTGCAGGTCTTTTTCTTCCGCGGCGGGCACAATTACGGCAACCGCGCCTATTACCCGAGCCACACCAAGGATGTCGATCTGACGGAGGTGCTGGGCGCCTTTATCGGCCAGTTTTACGCGGCGCGCCCGGCGCCCAGGCTGGTATTGCTCAGCCACCAGGTGGAAAACCAGTCGGTCATCGCGGATGCGCTGTCGCTGAAGATGGAGCGCCGCGTGCGGATCCGCGCGCCCAAGGCCGGCGCGTTCCGCAAGCCGGTCACTCACGCCCTGAAAAACGCGCGCGACGCCCTGGCCCGGCGCCTGTCCGAGAGCGCCAGCCAGCGCCGGCTTCTCGAGGGTGTCGCCGAAGTCTTCGCCCTCGACGGGCCGCCCACGCGGATCGAGGTTTATGACAACAGCCACGTGCAGGGGACCCATGCCGTGGGCGCGATGATTGTGGCGGGGCCGGACGGATTCCTTAAAAACGCCTACCGCAAGTTCGACATCAAGACGGCGGGGAAGCGCGGAGAACCCAATGCACCGGGCCGGATCACGCCAGGCGACGATTACGGCATGATGCGCGAGGTGCTGACCCGGCGCTTTTCCCGTGCCCAGAAGGAAGACCCGGACCGCACCCGCGGGCAGTGGCCAGATCTGGTGCTGATCGACGGGGGCAAGGGGCAGTTGAACGTGGCGGAGGAGGTTCTGGATGAGTTGGGCATCGACGACGTGCCGCTCGTTGCCATCGCCAAGGGGCCGGAGCGCGACGCCGGGCGCGAGTCCTTTCATCGGCCGGGCAGAGCACCCGTTAGCTTGCCGGAGCGCGACCCGGTCCTCTATTTTCTGCAGCGATTGCGGGACGAGGCGCATCGTTTTGCCATAGGTGCCCATCGCGGCAAACGCAGCAGTGCCATCGGCCGTTCGCTGCTGGACGAGGTCCCCGGTATCGGCCCCCGACGCAAGCGGGCGCTGCTGCATCATTTCGGCTCGGCGCGCAATGTGGCCAATGCCGGGCTGGTCGATCTGGAAGCGGCGGAGGGCATCAGCAAATCGGTGGCGCAAAAGATTTACGATCACTTTCATAGCGAGGCATAGGACTTTCCGACTAGACTGGCGGGTACCGTCAAGACCCGCCCGAACCCGGCTCCGTAGCGCCAGACAGAGTTGCCGATCATGATCACGAGCCTTCCCAATCTCCTGACTTTGTCGCGGATCGCGGCGATTCCTGTGATCATCGCCCTTCTGTTTCTGGACGGACACACCGCGCGCTGGATCGCGCTTGCCGTCTACATCACCGCCGGCGTCACGGATTTTTTCGATGGCTATATCGCGCGCAGCCAGCAGGCGGTCTCGGCGCTGGGCCGGTTTCTCGACCCCATCGCCGACAAGCTGATGGTGATCTCGGTTCTGTTCATGCTGGTGGCCAAGAGCGGGATCACGGGCTGGGTCATCCTGCCTGCCCTTGTGATCGTCTGCCGCGAGGTGCTGGTCTCGGGGTTGCGCGAATATCTGGCGGAACTGCGGGTGAGCGTGCCGGTCAGCCAACTCGCCAAATGGAAAACCGCGATCCAGATGACCGCGATCGGGATCCTGATCGTGGGCGAGGCGGCGGCCTGGCTGCTGCCGGCACAGCTTATCGGCGAAATCGGGCTCTGGGTTGCGGCAGCGCTGACGCTTCTGACCGGCTATGATTACATGCGCGTCGGACTTCGGCACATGACGCAGGGCTAAGCGATGAAGGTTCTGGGCCTGGCGGGCTGGAGCGGCAGCGGAAAAACCACCCTGCTCGGGACGCTCATCCCCGCCCTGAAGGCGCGGGGACTTTCCGTATCCACGATCAAGCACGCCCATCGGCACTTCGAAATCGATCATCCCGGCAAGGACAGTTTCGCCCATCGCGAGGCCGGGGCGGGCGAGGTGCTGATCGCCTCGGGCGGGCGCTGGGCGCTGATGCACGAACCGGACCCGGCGGCCTGCCCGGCCGGTGAACCAGGGCTCGGCGATCTCCTGGAAAAGCTGTCGCCCGTCGACCTCGTTCTCCTCGAAGGATTTCGCGGGCCGGCTCACCACCACCCCAAGATCGAGGTGCACCGCCAGGCGAACGGCAAGCCGTTCCTGTTTCCCGATGACCCCCGTATCGAGGCGCTGGTCTCCGACGGGCCGCCGCCTGACTGCGCCCTCCCGATCTTTGACCCCGACGATCCGGCCCCGCTGGCGGATTTCATCTGCGCCCGTTTCGGCGTCGATCACGGGGCACGGCCCGGACGGATATAGGCAGAAATGGCACAGGGGCCCGATGATCGGAACGCGGCAACGGACGGGCTCCTGCGCCTGGAGACGGCGCACGCCCAGTTGCGGGACTGGCTGAGCGCAAGGGCGCCCATCGCCGGCTCAACGGAGTGTCCCCTCGCGGCCTGCCGTGGCCGGTTTCTCGCCACCGATCTTGTCGCCCGCCGCGACGTGCCGCCCCATGACAACGCCGCCGTCGACGGCTATGCGGTTCACTTTGCCGATCTGGCGCCGGATGGCCCGACCACCCTGCCGGTTGCGGGGCGCGCGGCGGCCGGCCATCCTTTCGGCGACACGCCGCCACCCCGAACGGCGATCCGCATCTTTACAGGCGCGCCCCTGCCGCCGGGTCTGGACACAGTCTTTGCCGAGGAAACCTGCCATGCGACGGGCGGCACCGTGACCCTGCCAGCGCCTGGCGCACCCGGGGCCAATTGCCGGGCGCGGGGCGAGGACGTGCGCAAGGGCGAGATCCTGCTGACTCAGGGCCGCCGCCTGCGCCCGCAGGAGATCGGTCTCGCCGCGGGAAACGGGCTGAGCGCGCTGCCGGTCTATCGCCGATTGCGCGCTGCGATCTTCTCCACCGGGGACGAGGTCACCGCCCCCGGCGGCGATCTTCGTCCGGGAGCGATCTATGACAGCAACCGCCCGATGCTGCACGCTCTTCTCGAAAGCAACGGTCTCGAGGTCAGCGATCTCGGCATCGTGGCCGACGAGCAGTCGGCACTCGGGAACGCGATCGACCGCGCGCTCGAAGACCATGACGTGATCCTCTCGTCAGGCGGCATGTCCACGGGCGAAGAGGATCACGTGCGCCGGGCAGTGGCGGAGCGCGGCCGGATCCTGTTCTGGCGCCTCGCGATCCGGCCCGGCCGGCCGGTCGCATTTGGCGAGATCAGGGATGGCGACCGGATGGTGCCGTTTATCGGCCTGCCGGGCAATCCGGTCGCGGCCATGGTGACTTTTCTGCACCTGGCGGCCCCCGTGCTGGCGCGGCTCGGCGGCGG from Alphaproteobacteria bacterium encodes:
- a CDS encoding calcium/sodium antiporter; the protein is MNDFFLPALMTAGGLALLVASGEYLVKGAVNLARQLNVSPAFIGLTVVAFGTSAPELFVSVDAALSGVPGLAVGNVVGSNIANILLILGLTALVYPIRHDRRTLRRDSLALLGAVFLLLALGARGDVPTLAGVAMVALITAYLAYSYLRDARDDEISRHLHEEEAAEIRPMPGGLPAILAAVVLGLIGLFLGARLLVTGASDMARFFGVSDAVIGLTVVAVGTSLPELAASAVAARRKQADVALANVLGSNLMNILLILGLAGAVAPLPIDPKFMAIDLWVLLGATVVLLAVMDTKNGITRLTGCAFLATYAVYIMGQFLDLFPSGRSGL
- the uvrC gene encoding excinuclease ABC subunit UvrC; amino-acid sequence: MSGTPTTAASLASGIAVIRDQLRLLPRQPGVYRMVDERGEILYVGKARSLKNRVASYTRPDGLTVRLRRMVAATRKLEVITTQTEAEALLLEANLIKRFLPPFNVLLRDDKSFPYILISTDHDWPQLTKHRGAKRREGHYFGPFASASAVNHTLATLERAFLLRSCNDTVFASRKRPCLLYQVKRCAAPCVDRIDQGDYAVLVREARDFLQGRNQDIQQRLAARMQAASDAQNFEEAAVYRDRIRALSQIQARQTINVPGLDDADVIAAHSAGGQACVQVFFFRGGHNYGNRAYYPSHTKDVDLTEVLGAFIGQFYAARPAPRLVLLSHQVENQSVIADALSLKMERRVRIRAPKAGAFRKPVTHALKNARDALARRLSESASQRRLLEGVAEVFALDGPPTRIEVYDNSHVQGTHAVGAMIVAGPDGFLKNAYRKFDIKTAGKRGEPNAPGRITPGDDYGMMREVLTRRFSRAQKEDPDRTRGQWPDLVLIDGGKGQLNVAEEVLDELGIDDVPLVAIAKGPERDAGRESFHRPGRAPVSLPERDPVLYFLQRLRDEAHRFAIGAHRGKRSSAIGRSLLDEVPGIGPRRKRALLHHFGSARNVANAGLVDLEAAEGISKSVAQKIYDHFHSEA
- a CDS encoding SDR family oxidoreductase, producing the protein MTSSDTSSASQGAPDFPLPRRALVTGAARRLGREIALTLARAGWDVAIHFHKAAAEAAGLAEEIAGLGRRAAVLQADLSDPAQCARLVPDAGHELGPLGCLVNNASLFAWDTPADLDREMWNAHLETNLSAPVFLTQAFARQLGPEAGGAVINMLDQRVWNLTPYFTSYTASKAALWAMTQSLALALAPRIRVNGIGPGPTLPSARQSTDDFERQWRKVPLERPTDPAEIGRAVRFILETPSMTGQMIALDGGQHLGWRQPIGPTPEE
- a CDS encoding molybdopterin molybdotransferase MoeA, with product MAQGPDDRNAATDGLLRLETAHAQLRDWLSARAPIAGSTECPLAACRGRFLATDLVARRDVPPHDNAAVDGYAVHFADLAPDGPTTLPVAGRAAAGHPFGDTPPPRTAIRIFTGAPLPPGLDTVFAEETCHATGGTVTLPAPGAPGANCRARGEDVRKGEILLTQGRRLRPQEIGLAAGNGLSALPVYRRLRAAIFSTGDEVTAPGGDLRPGAIYDSNRPMLHALLESNGLEVSDLGIVADEQSALGNAIDRALEDHDVILSSGGMSTGEEDHVRRAVAERGRILFWRLAIRPGRPVAFGEIRDGDRMVPFIGLPGNPVAAMVTFLHLAAPVLARLGGGQPEPPLRIPVRADFAYRKKPGRREWLRVHVGPDRSGAPGARLYPESGSGILSSLVFANGLVELAEESAGVEPGEMVDFLPFPETG
- a CDS encoding cation:proton antiporter — encoded protein: MSADHALLQVIIFLAAIAFVVPVARRLNLAPILGYLAAGLAIGPYGFALVQDSHVIHWLAELGVVFLLFAVGLELSLTRLRTIPPAVLALGLLQIFVTLGVIAAGLWLIGTDPVTALILGAGFCLSSTALVALMLSERGEIFLRFGRIAIAILLVQDLAVVPFVIAVQMVGGDGAMSANLWVDLAAAAAALLAIVLAGRLLVPRVLRVVAQGRSTEVMIAATLVIVLGVSWLADAVGLSMILGAFLAGVLLADTEYRHSIEADVEPVRGILMAVFFVSVGMRVDPGPALAEPLIFVLGILTLLAVKAALIFVLARLTGVTGGLAMRLGFTLSQAGEFGFILFGLALSLGVLPGPVAQFAILTIAATMAVTPFLDQLGQRLGGDLDRRLEPGLDDLETETADLSDHVIVAGFGRVGHTVTQLLADQKIPVIALDVDASDVRLARQRGQPVYFGDAMRPDVLRAVGAERARAIVVTLDRTHTLERFVAMLRWRFPKLAIFTRARDRFHSRRLMAVGATDSVPETFEASLRLAETVMTSCGVADDVAQKAVSTFRGERMEDTP
- the pgsA gene encoding CDP-diacylglycerol--glycerol-3-phosphate 3-phosphatidyltransferase; amino-acid sequence: MITSLPNLLTLSRIAAIPVIIALLFLDGHTARWIALAVYITAGVTDFFDGYIARSQQAVSALGRFLDPIADKLMVISVLFMLVAKSGITGWVILPALVIVCREVLVSGLREYLAELRVSVPVSQLAKWKTAIQMTAIGILIVGEAAAWLLPAQLIGEIGLWVAAALTLLTGYDYMRVGLRHMTQG
- the mobB gene encoding molybdopterin-guanine dinucleotide biosynthesis protein B, translating into MKVLGLAGWSGSGKTTLLGTLIPALKARGLSVSTIKHAHRHFEIDHPGKDSFAHREAGAGEVLIASGGRWALMHEPDPAACPAGEPGLGDLLEKLSPVDLVLLEGFRGPAHHHPKIEVHRQANGKPFLFPDDPRIEALVSDGPPPDCALPIFDPDDPAPLADFICARFGVDHGARPGRI